The DNA region CAGCCGAAGGCGCCGGGGCATTGGATGGACCCCGGCCCGCTCGGCACGCTCGGCGTCGGGATCCCGTTCGTCCTCGCCGCGAAGCACGCGCGGCCGGAGAAGGAGGTCGTCGCCCTCTTCGGCGACGGCGCGTTCAGCCTGACCGGCTGGGACTTCGAGACCTTGGTGCGGTTCAACCTGCCGTTCGTCGGGATCGTCGGCAACAACTCCTCGATGAACCAGATCCGGTACGGCCAGGCGGCGAAGTACGGCCTCGGCCGGGAACGCGTCGGCAACACGCTCGGCGACGTCCCCTACGACGAGTTCGCCAGGATGCTCGGCGGGTACGGCGAGGCGGTGCGCGACCCCGCGGACATCGGCCCGGCGCTGCTGCGCGCCCGCGAGTCCGGAAAGCCTTCGCTGATCAACGTTTGGATCGACCCGGACGTGTACGCGCCCGGAACCATGAACCAGACCATGTACAAGTAGCCGGGAGGGATCACCGATGGGAAAGGCACTCGACGGCGTCCGCGTCCTCGACATGACGCATGTCCAATCAGGACCTTCGTCCACGCAGATTCTGGCCTGGCTCGGCGCGGACGTGATCAAACTGGAGACCCCCGGCCGCGGTGACATCACCCGCGGCCAGCTCCGGGACCTGCCAGGCGTGGACAGCCTTTACTTCACGATGCTCAACGCCAACAAACGCAGCATCACCCTGAACATGAAGAGCGAGCAGGGAAAGCAGGTCTTCGACCAGCTCGTGTCCAGTGTGGACGTCCTGGTGGAGAACTTCGGGCCCGGCGTGGTCGACCGGTTCGGCTACCCGTGGGAGCGGCTGGCGGAGCTGAACCCGCGGCTGATCTACGCCTCGATCAAGGGCTTCGGGCCCGGCCGGTACGCGGACTTCAAGGCCTACGAGGTCATCGCTCAGGCGATGGGCGGGGCGATGAGCACCACCGGCTTCGAGGACGGCCCGCCCACCGCGACCGGTGCGCAGATCGGGGACTCGGGGACCGGCATCCACCTCGTCGCCGCGATCCTGGCCGCGCTCTACCAGCGGACGAACACCGGCCGCGGGCAGCGGGTCCAGGTCGCGATGCAGGACGCGGTGCTGAACCTCTGCCGGGTCAAGCTTCGCGACCAGCAACGGCTCGCGCACGGCCCGCTCAACGAGTACCCGAACGACGTCTTCGGCGACGAGGTCCCGCGTTCGGGCAACGCGTCCGGCGGCGGCCAGCCGGGCTGGGCGGTGAAATGCGCGCCGGGCGGGCCGAACGACTACATCTACGTGATCATCCAGCCGGTCGGCTGGCAGCCCATCACCCGGCTGATCGGTAAACCCGAACTGGCCGAGGACCCGGACTGGGCCACCCCGGAAGCCCGGCTGTCCAAATTGGACAAGGCCTTCGGGATGATCGAGGAGTGGACCGAGAAGCACACCAAATGGGAGGTGATGGAGGCGCTCAACGCCCACAACATCCCCTGCGGCCCGATCCTGTCCACCAAGGAACTCGCCGAGGATGCCACGTTGGCCGAGCTCGGCTCGGTCGTCGAGGTCGACCACCCCGAACGCGGGGCCTTCAAGACCGTGGGCTGCCCGCTGAAGCTGTCGGATTCGCCGGTCGAGGTCGAACGCTCGCCGCTGCTCGGCGAACACAACGCCGAGGTCTTCGGCGAGCTCGGCTACGGCGCGGACGACCTGGACCGGCTGCGCGCGGCCGGCGTGATCTGAGTGGAGAAACTCGTGGCAGACAAAGAGATCGTCGAGAAGATCCTCGAAAAGGTCGCC from Amycolatopsis sp. EV170708-02-1 includes:
- the frc gene encoding formyl-CoA transferase codes for the protein MGKALDGVRVLDMTHVQSGPSSTQILAWLGADVIKLETPGRGDITRGQLRDLPGVDSLYFTMLNANKRSITLNMKSEQGKQVFDQLVSSVDVLVENFGPGVVDRFGYPWERLAELNPRLIYASIKGFGPGRYADFKAYEVIAQAMGGAMSTTGFEDGPPTATGAQIGDSGTGIHLVAAILAALYQRTNTGRGQRVQVAMQDAVLNLCRVKLRDQQRLAHGPLNEYPNDVFGDEVPRSGNASGGGQPGWAVKCAPGGPNDYIYVIIQPVGWQPITRLIGKPELAEDPDWATPEARLSKLDKAFGMIEEWTEKHTKWEVMEALNAHNIPCGPILSTKELAEDATLAELGSVVEVDHPERGAFKTVGCPLKLSDSPVEVERSPLLGEHNAEVFGELGYGADDLDRLRAAGVI